A section of the Streptomyces sp. V3I8 genome encodes:
- a CDS encoding ROK family protein, producing MKAGPSQEEIRRHNLGTLLRHVHIGGSMSRAVLAERMGLNRSTILGLVSELGSAGLVREELPRETGRAGRPSLVVRPESDRAYVLAFDVGVDRLAAARIGLGGAFLDRRETSVLPGGRDAGKVAEVLARSALDMVATARHGTYCVGVAAAVRGMVRRPDGLIRAAPYLGWEDEEFGEELMRRLDLGLRVLVGNEASLGALAEHLRGAGTGCQDLVYLHGDIGIGGGVITGGQLLSGDCGYGGEIGHMVINPRNGRPCGCGARGCLEAEAGERALLEAARRDPAATGREAVRAVVEAADRGDITARAALHDVGDWLGIGVANLVNVLNPRTVVFGGTLREVFLASAAQIRSRINRLALKPSRESLRLRVGELGDDAVLVGAAELAFSEILVGPLETLARAGA from the coding sequence ATGAAAGCCGGTCCCTCGCAGGAGGAGATCCGCCGGCACAATCTCGGCACCCTGCTCCGGCATGTGCACATCGGCGGATCCATGTCGCGGGCCGTCCTGGCCGAGCGCATGGGACTCAACCGCAGCACCATCCTGGGTCTGGTGAGCGAGCTGGGCTCGGCCGGCCTGGTCCGCGAGGAACTGCCCCGTGAGACCGGCCGGGCCGGCCGGCCGTCCCTGGTCGTACGGCCCGAGTCCGACCGCGCCTACGTCCTCGCCTTCGACGTGGGAGTGGACCGGCTGGCCGCCGCCCGCATCGGCCTGGGCGGGGCCTTCCTCGACCGCAGGGAGACCTCCGTGCTCCCCGGCGGTCGCGACGCCGGCAAGGTGGCCGAGGTCCTCGCCCGCTCCGCGCTGGACATGGTGGCCACGGCACGGCACGGCACCTACTGCGTGGGCGTGGCCGCCGCCGTCCGCGGAATGGTGCGCCGGCCCGACGGCCTCATCCGCGCCGCCCCCTACCTCGGCTGGGAGGACGAGGAATTCGGCGAGGAACTCATGCGCCGGCTGGACCTCGGCCTTCGCGTCCTGGTGGGTAACGAGGCCAGTCTCGGTGCGCTCGCGGAACACCTGCGCGGTGCCGGAACCGGCTGCCAGGACCTCGTGTACCTGCACGGCGACATCGGTATCGGCGGCGGTGTCATCACCGGCGGCCAACTGCTGAGCGGCGACTGCGGATACGGCGGCGAGATCGGGCACATGGTCATCAACCCGCGAAACGGCAGGCCCTGCGGCTGCGGGGCGCGCGGCTGCCTCGAAGCCGAGGCAGGGGAGCGCGCTCTGCTGGAGGCCGCGCGGCGCGACCCGGCGGCCACCGGCCGGGAAGCGGTACGCGCCGTCGTCGAAGCGGCCGACCGGGGCGACATCACCGCCCGCGCCGCCCTGCACGACGTCGGTGACTGGCTCGGCATCGGCGTCGCGAACCTGGTCAATGTGCTGAACCCGCGCACGGTCGTCTTCGGCGGGACGCTCCGCGAGGTGTTCCTCGCCTCGGCCGCCCAGATCCGCAGCCGTATCAACCGTCTCGCCCTCAAACCCTCCCGCGAGAGCCTGCGGCTGCGCGTGGGGGAACTCGGCGACGACGCGGTGCTCGTCGGAGCCGCCGAACTCGCCTTCTCCGAGATCCTGGTCGGCCCTCTGGAGACGCTGGCTCGCGCCGGTGCGTAG